In Caproicibacterium amylolyticum, a genomic segment contains:
- a CDS encoding sigma factor-like helix-turn-helix DNA-binding protein has translation MTVEEVKHLLRIYYDIPQMIAEEFATIRNCRQEESKIELPAVNMTGMPSGKGMTSDRTANQALSSQWQYYENEVKECGKRIAQLQEQQNWLGTALNRMDPIDRQILQLAFMGDKHHRRKAYRRPPWKEVADVVGYSESQTRERARNAVTKLKLLSNQNVLAGMA, from the coding sequence TTGACAGTTGAAGAAGTGAAACACCTGTTACGAATTTATTATGATATTCCGCAGATGATTGCAGAAGAATTCGCCACCATCCGCAATTGTAGGCAAGAGGAAAGCAAGATTGAGCTGCCGGCAGTGAACATGACCGGTATGCCGTCCGGTAAGGGGATGACCAGCGACCGCACAGCCAACCAGGCATTGTCCAGCCAGTGGCAGTATTACGAAAATGAAGTCAAAGAGTGTGGGAAACGGATTGCCCAGCTGCAGGAGCAGCAGAACTGGCTTGGTACGGCACTCAACCGCATGGATCCGATTGACCGGCAGATTTTACAGTTGGCATTCATGGGAGACAAGCATCACCGCCGCAAGGCTTACCGGCGCCCACCATGGAAGGAGGTTGCTGACGTGGTGGGATACAGCGAAAGCCAGACGAGAGAACGTGCCAGAAATGCAGTAACAAAATTGAAACTACTGTCAAATCAAAATGTACTAGCTGGTATGGCTTAA
- a CDS encoding phage portal protein produces MNISAVIDYLNKTLGYSIDASFYTHIAKWKNWWEGYYKPFHLYHEKLNGKSTERHIYSLKMGKKVCEDWAALLLNEKTQIVVNDKTSSTFLQGDDQIGGIFGETQFWKHENELVEKAFWSGTGATLLRMDNMLVQGDTVAPDTGTKIRLDYLPADCILPLTVHSGEIIDVAFISEVTFHGETYDYLETHILEPNKGYHITNQYFKEDAGVLSPAALPPGMVESYYTGSEIPLFSVLTPNLVKNIRTGPGMGMSILQNALDALKGVDLAFNNFCRDFRLGGKKVFYRQDLTQYDQNGNIVTPDDIMQQLFIQLGDGADAAGMQGDPIHEYNPDLRVSENRDAVQAMLDYLSFKVGFGAKHYQFNGSTVATATQYMGDKQDLAQNASKHNINVESHLQGICRAILWAGKNILGQPVNPDARVTVNFDDGYINDDDTKRERDRQDVRDGLLKSWEYRVKWYGEDEATAKAVLGAAADLQNPFGYKQGVGNANA; encoded by the coding sequence TTGAATATCAGCGCTGTAATTGATTACTTGAACAAAACGCTCGGCTACTCCATAGACGCTTCTTTCTATACGCACATAGCCAAATGGAAGAATTGGTGGGAGGGCTACTACAAGCCATTTCATCTGTACCACGAAAAGCTAAATGGTAAATCTACTGAGCGCCATATATACAGCTTAAAAATGGGAAAGAAAGTCTGCGAGGACTGGGCTGCCCTACTGCTCAACGAAAAGACGCAGATTGTAGTCAATGACAAAACGAGCAGCACTTTTTTGCAGGGCGATGATCAAATCGGAGGCATTTTTGGCGAAACGCAGTTCTGGAAACATGAAAATGAACTGGTTGAAAAGGCGTTCTGGTCCGGCACCGGTGCCACTCTGCTGCGAATGGACAATATGCTGGTACAGGGCGATACCGTTGCACCTGACACAGGCACAAAAATTCGGCTCGATTACCTCCCTGCTGACTGCATTCTGCCACTGACCGTACATTCCGGAGAAATTATTGACGTGGCTTTCATTTCCGAAGTTACCTTTCACGGCGAAACCTATGACTATCTGGAAACGCACATCTTGGAACCAAACAAGGGCTATCACATTACAAACCAGTACTTCAAGGAAGATGCAGGAGTACTCTCCCCTGCTGCCCTGCCACCCGGTATGGTGGAAAGTTACTACACAGGTTCAGAAATTCCGCTGTTTTCCGTCCTCACGCCAAATCTTGTGAAAAACATTCGTACAGGGCCGGGCATGGGAATGTCTATCCTACAGAATGCGTTGGATGCTCTAAAAGGTGTCGACCTGGCATTTAACAATTTCTGTCGCGACTTTCGGCTCGGCGGCAAGAAAGTTTTCTATCGGCAGGACCTTACGCAGTATGACCAGAATGGTAACATTGTTACACCAGACGACATCATGCAGCAGCTCTTCATCCAACTTGGGGATGGAGCGGACGCGGCAGGTATGCAAGGCGACCCAATCCATGAGTACAACCCGGATTTGCGCGTATCCGAAAACCGTGACGCTGTGCAAGCCATGCTCGACTATCTCAGCTTCAAAGTTGGCTTTGGCGCAAAGCACTACCAATTTAACGGCAGCACGGTTGCGACCGCCACGCAGTACATGGGGGACAAGCAAGACCTTGCGCAAAATGCGAGCAAACACAATATCAACGTGGAATCGCACCTGCAGGGCATCTGCCGCGCAATTCTTTGGGCGGGTAAAAACATCCTTGGCCAGCCAGTCAATCCGGATGCACGGGTCACCGTAAACTTTGATGATGGCTATATCAACGATGATGATACAAAGCGTGAACGTGACCGGCAGGACGTGCGGGACGGCCTGCTGAAGTCATGGGAATACCGCGTCAAATGGTACGGCGAGGACGAGGCCACTGCAAAAGCTGTGTTGGGTGCTGCAGCCGACCTGCAAAACCCGTTTGGCTATAAACAAGGTGTTGGCAATGCTAACGCCTGA
- a CDS encoding terminase large subunit domain-containing protein, whose protein sequence is MTSTKTLDYQFGQKHRDYMRRCLASTINVAEGAVRAGKTVDNVFAFAYALESAPDRIHLATGSTSANAKLNIGDCNGYGLEGIFRGRCHWGKYKGNEALYVSTPSGEKIIIFAGGAKADSYKKIRGNSYGMWIATEINLHHDNTIKEAFNRQLAAKGRKIFWDLNPDNPNSPIYTQYIDLYAEKQRKNEFPGGYNYEHFTIHDNATITQERMTEIISQYDQSSIWYMRDIEGLRCTAEGLIYRQFATAANSQQNRFAYRAEQDLTFFKIVLGVDFGGTGSGHSFLATGITPGYREAVSLASERFTGDDIDPDRLGQLFVAFVQRILHQYGRITAVYCDSAEQVLIRGFRKALQQAGLGYVRVYNALKSSIIDRIRLTTRLMAQGRYFYVPDQCQSLEKAFCTAVWNPKSLTKDDRLDDGTSDIDSLDGFEYTIEQDRNRFLNAER, encoded by the coding sequence GTGACCAGTACCAAAACACTCGACTATCAATTTGGCCAGAAGCACCGTGACTATATGCGCCGCTGCCTTGCGTCAACCATTAACGTTGCCGAAGGCGCTGTGCGTGCCGGGAAAACAGTAGACAATGTATTTGCCTTTGCCTATGCACTTGAATCTGCTCCGGACAGGATCCACCTTGCCACCGGCTCCACAAGTGCCAACGCAAAGCTGAACATTGGCGACTGCAACGGGTATGGGCTGGAAGGCATCTTCCGTGGCCGCTGCCACTGGGGCAAATACAAAGGTAATGAAGCATTGTATGTATCTACCCCATCCGGCGAAAAAATCATTATCTTTGCTGGCGGTGCCAAAGCGGACAGCTACAAAAAAATTCGCGGCAACTCCTATGGTATGTGGATTGCGACAGAAATCAATCTGCATCATGACAACACCATCAAGGAAGCATTCAACCGGCAGTTGGCAGCAAAAGGGCGAAAGATATTCTGGGACTTGAACCCGGATAACCCTAACTCCCCTATCTACACACAATACATAGACCTGTACGCTGAAAAACAGCGCAAAAATGAATTTCCTGGCGGATACAATTACGAGCACTTTACTATCCACGACAATGCAACCATCACACAGGAACGCATGACTGAAATCATTTCACAATATGACCAATCAAGCATCTGGTATATGCGAGACATCGAAGGACTGCGTTGCACCGCCGAAGGACTGATTTACCGGCAGTTTGCTACTGCGGCAAATTCCCAGCAAAACCGATTTGCCTACCGAGCAGAGCAAGATTTGACGTTTTTCAAAATTGTTCTGGGCGTTGACTTTGGCGGTACAGGTTCCGGTCATTCTTTCCTCGCAACCGGTATCACACCCGGATACCGCGAAGCTGTTTCACTTGCAAGTGAGCGCTTTACCGGGGACGATATTGACCCGGACAGATTGGGACAGCTGTTTGTTGCGTTCGTGCAGCGCATTCTGCACCAATACGGACGCATTACCGCTGTGTACTGTGACAGTGCCGAGCAGGTGCTGATTCGCGGCTTCCGCAAAGCATTGCAGCAGGCGGGGCTTGGCTATGTGCGCGTTTACAATGCGTTGAAAAGTTCCATCATAGACCGAATTCGACTAACCACCCGGCTAATGGCGCAAGGGCGGTATTTTTATGTTCCGGACCAGTGTCAGAGCCTTGAAAAGGCTTTCTGCACGGCGGTATGGAATCCAAAATCACTCACAAAAGACGACCGTCTAGACGACGGTACAAGCGACATCGACAGCTTAGATGGCTTTGAATACACCATTGAACAGGACCGCAACCGATTTTTAAACGCAGAGAGGTGA
- a CDS encoding phage minor capsid protein, with product MLTPEYLEHCPDDIVVLYSELDQLIMRDVVRRIMKTGHITSTAAWQVLRAQESGLIYDEIIAEAALYTNASEQQVQALFKDAGLKAVAYDSAIYTAAGLSPPPLAMVPAALQVLNAGLQKTQGYLQNLTKTTANGAQQAYIHAATIAEMQVESGAFDYVSAIRNAVRTAIDGGEWVTYPSGHHDRLDVATRRAVLTGINQTSAEVSLSYADDMECDLVETTAHAGARPSHMVWQGQVFSRSGKSDKYDDFAGATGYGTGAGLCGWHCRHSFHPFFEGLSESAYPKSKLKEYENQIVTYNGEKISYYDATQQQRAMERAIRDSKRKAAGFDEAVKSAKDEPTAKAMKQEFDAAAVRLKKQEAALKDFTQQTGLLRQREREQVVATKTAGKTVSFGRSPAQKAVQAANKQYQQWIHDVGASDAAPKTLAKYYQEKYNNSPAYQLLKGYSHAVDKGDIHPLVGLAQYQKSAAEIGEKIVGVTTSTGVTIESFATHFIDRIIGQTSTPHTDMRCGVTVDAAADALKNPVKLGSVRTLDNGDIRQTLYGKHATVTISICDKRLIQTNPR from the coding sequence ATGCTAACGCCTGAATATTTGGAGCATTGTCCCGACGACATTGTGGTACTGTACAGCGAACTTGACCAGCTGATTATGCGGGACGTTGTGCGGCGCATCATGAAAACAGGCCACATTACCAGCACCGCCGCTTGGCAAGTCCTGCGGGCGCAGGAAAGTGGGCTAATCTACGACGAAATCATTGCCGAGGCCGCCCTATACACCAATGCGTCAGAGCAACAGGTGCAGGCACTGTTTAAAGATGCCGGGTTAAAGGCTGTTGCCTACGACAGCGCCATTTACACGGCTGCCGGTCTGTCCCCGCCTCCCCTTGCCATGGTTCCAGCTGCCTTACAGGTGCTGAATGCCGGATTACAAAAAACTCAAGGCTATCTGCAGAATCTCACCAAAACAACCGCCAACGGTGCACAGCAGGCATACATACACGCGGCGACCATTGCAGAAATGCAAGTGGAAAGCGGCGCATTTGATTATGTGTCTGCTATTCGCAACGCCGTGCGCACAGCCATAGACGGCGGCGAATGGGTAACTTACCCCTCCGGCCATCATGACCGACTGGACGTTGCCACCCGCCGCGCAGTGTTGACCGGCATCAACCAGACTTCTGCCGAAGTGTCTCTCTCCTATGCGGATGACATGGAGTGTGATTTGGTGGAAACCACGGCGCACGCCGGTGCGCGGCCATCACATATGGTATGGCAAGGACAGGTGTTCAGCCGGAGCGGTAAAAGCGACAAGTACGACGACTTCGCGGGCGCTACCGGATACGGCACGGGTGCTGGTCTTTGCGGTTGGCACTGCCGGCACAGCTTCCACCCGTTTTTTGAGGGGCTGTCCGAAAGTGCTTATCCGAAGTCAAAGCTAAAAGAGTATGAAAATCAAATCGTTACATACAATGGTGAAAAAATTTCCTACTATGATGCGACCCAGCAGCAGCGGGCAATGGAACGTGCCATTCGCGACAGCAAGCGCAAGGCCGCAGGGTTTGATGAAGCGGTCAAATCTGCAAAGGATGAACCAACCGCCAAGGCTATGAAGCAGGAATTTGACGCTGCTGCTGTCCGGCTAAAAAAACAGGAAGCTGCGCTGAAAGATTTTACCCAGCAGACCGGCCTGCTCCGACAGCGGGAACGTGAACAGGTTGTTGCCACAAAAACAGCCGGCAAAACCGTTTCCTTTGGCCGCAGCCCTGCTCAAAAGGCCGTGCAGGCCGCAAATAAACAATATCAGCAATGGATTCATGATGTTGGTGCATCTGATGCTGCACCGAAAACGCTTGCAAAATATTATCAGGAGAAGTATAATAACTCTCCTGCTTACCAGTTGCTGAAAGGATACAGCCATGCAGTCGACAAAGGCGATATTCATCCGCTGGTAGGATTGGCACAGTATCAAAAATCGGCAGCAGAAATTGGGGAAAAGATTGTTGGCGTCACTACCTCAACCGGTGTTACGATTGAATCCTTTGCTACCCATTTTATCGACCGCATTATTGGGCAAACGTCCACTCCTCACACCGATATGCGCTGCGGTGTAACCGTTGACGCGGCAGCGGATGCTTTAAAAAATCCGGTCAAGTTGGGATCTGTAAGGACATTGGATAACGGCGACATTCGGCAGACACTGTACGGAAAGCATGCAACCGTTACAATCAGCATTTGCGATAAACGGCTTATTCAAACTAATCCACGCTAA
- a CDS encoding DUF6751 family protein: protein MLTNADCTIYHKTYDPITRLDRWERTQYRGVNWYAKQAATVGENGLMAADTLTIRISVTISETVPAAVGDIIVHGLLDTDITQPKELGTYEHYTITAVRDNRRGICGRHWRIEGK from the coding sequence ATGCTCACAAACGCTGACTGCACTATCTACCATAAGACATATGACCCCATAACGCGTCTTGACCGCTGGGAGCGCACACAGTACCGCGGCGTCAACTGGTATGCCAAACAGGCGGCCACAGTCGGTGAAAATGGCTTAATGGCTGCCGATACGCTAACGATACGCATTTCTGTCACGATTTCTGAAACTGTCCCCGCCGCCGTGGGTGACATCATTGTGCATGGGTTACTTGACACTGACATTACACAGCCGAAAGAATTAGGTACATATGAACATTACACAATAACTGCCGTGCGCGATAATCGCCGCGGTATCTGTGGCAGACACTGGAGGATTGAGGGAAAGTGA
- a CDS encoding phage scaffolding protein, whose protein sequence is MERKFLTGLGLEKDVIDKILDQNGAETTALRTQLKTKDTEISTLRTDLTTANDKVADLEKVDTAGLQGQLDAEKAGRKKDRQGWNLKAALTSANCKDADYIMFKLGDTVEFADDGSLKDKDKLLETCKKDYATMFDESKPPETQHPENQSQQPEGGIRLASGGEHGSGGNTDYDSMSDDEYYAATMKKDK, encoded by the coding sequence ATGGAAAGAAAATTTTTGACCGGCCTTGGACTTGAAAAGGATGTTATTGACAAAATTCTTGACCAGAACGGCGCAGAAACTACTGCGCTGCGCACCCAGCTTAAAACCAAGGACACTGAAATTAGTACCCTACGTACTGACCTTACAACCGCAAACGACAAGGTTGCAGACCTTGAAAAGGTGGACACTGCGGGCTTGCAGGGACAGCTTGACGCTGAAAAGGCCGGGCGCAAAAAAGACCGGCAGGGATGGAACCTAAAAGCTGCTCTCACCTCTGCCAACTGCAAGGATGCTGATTACATCATGTTCAAACTCGGTGATACAGTGGAATTTGCAGATGACGGCAGTCTGAAAGACAAAGACAAGCTGCTGGAAACCTGCAAAAAGGACTATGCGACCATGTTTGACGAATCCAAGCCACCGGAAACCCAGCATCCCGAAAATCAGTCACAGCAGCCAGAGGGTGGCATCCGACTTGCTTCCGGCGGTGAGCATGGTAGCGGTGGCAACACAGATTACGACAGCATGAGTGACGACGAATATTATGCTGCCACAATGAAAAAAGACAAATGA
- a CDS encoding RusA family crossover junction endodeoxyribonuclease, whose protein sequence is MTIHFTVPGPPFGKQRPQHTKYGHDYTPKETRAYEEFAQKCFFAAAGSSFIPLQGALRIKIFAGYPIPKSISKKRRAAMLAGTELPTKKPDWDNIGKIICDALNGVAYKDDAQISDSTMRKRYIDGPGLVEVWISNL, encoded by the coding sequence ATGACGATTCATTTCACCGTCCCCGGCCCGCCTTTCGGAAAGCAGCGCCCGCAGCACACAAAATATGGGCATGACTATACGCCAAAAGAAACAAGGGCTTACGAGGAATTTGCGCAGAAATGTTTTTTTGCCGCGGCTGGCAGTTCGTTCATCCCCCTGCAAGGTGCGCTGCGCATTAAAATCTTTGCTGGGTATCCGATACCGAAAAGCATTTCAAAGAAGCGCCGTGCGGCTATGCTGGCGGGCACGGAATTACCGACAAAGAAGCCGGACTGGGACAACATCGGAAAAATTATCTGTGACGCGCTGAATGGTGTTGCCTACAAGGACGATGCCCAGATTTCTGATTCAACCATGCGTAAGCGGTACATAGACGGCCCTGGGTTAGTTGAGGTCTGGATTTCGAATTTATGA
- a CDS encoding ATP-binding protein produces MTAEEVKKISPNVFDTGKVCPNCGEHIFAYRFTAGSFSHVYERPCSCKSAEVRREDAQRATEKKAEARKARFDYAGVPRNFVQAKLNNYRRLPGTEDAYAAVKDYLLNRQENIKAGSGLILYGPTGSGKTHLGCAVLNCVLEDGYRAAYWCVPQMLEMLMPGGDEGEQQMILDKALLSRVLLLDDLGAEKSSEWTRKELTIILDSRWRENRPTIITTNLLPDEELRRDCGDRSYSRLMSDHYQVVSVTADDYRRARA; encoded by the coding sequence GTGACAGCCGAGGAAGTTAAAAAAATATCTCCAAACGTGTTTGACACCGGAAAGGTTTGCCCGAACTGTGGGGAGCACATTTTTGCGTATCGCTTTACGGCCGGAAGTTTTTCCCACGTTTATGAGCGGCCCTGCTCCTGCAAGTCTGCGGAAGTCCGCAGAGAGGACGCGCAGCGTGCAACGGAGAAAAAGGCAGAAGCGCGCAAAGCTCGGTTTGACTATGCCGGTGTGCCAAGAAATTTTGTACAGGCAAAGCTCAACAATTATCGCCGCCTGCCCGGCACGGAAGATGCCTACGCTGCCGTAAAGGACTACCTGCTGAACCGGCAGGAGAATATCAAAGCCGGAAGCGGACTCATCCTGTACGGGCCCACTGGCAGTGGGAAAACGCACCTTGGCTGTGCGGTTCTCAACTGCGTATTGGAGGACGGTTACCGCGCCGCCTACTGGTGTGTACCGCAGATGCTGGAAATGTTGATGCCGGGCGGTGACGAAGGCGAGCAGCAGATGATTCTGGACAAGGCACTGCTTTCCCGGGTGCTGTTATTGGACGACCTGGGGGCAGAAAAGTCCAGTGAATGGACCCGCAAGGAATTGACGATTATTCTGGACTCCCGTTGGCGGGAGAATCGGCCGACAATTATCACAACAAACCTGCTGCCGGATGAGGAGCTGCGCCGTGACTGTGGCGACCGTTCCTACAGCCGCCTGATGAGCGACCACTACCAGGTAGTGTCCGTAACAGCCGATGATTACAGGAGGGCAAGAGCATGA
- a CDS encoding P22 phage major capsid protein family protein, producing MPNNFLTIKEVARQALPRLMENLVFPNLVYKDFSNDFQKKGNKIQIRKPVVLTAKDFDQSKGVEPQDLDDSQTMEVTLDKIATVDVDIQAIEGATNVDDLNRQFIEPAAVALAQKINSDGLDCYKDIPYISGTVGTTPSTLDDLAAVRKVLNANKVPTSGRVAVWDTEADAKFTTIPAIVNAEKSGTTSALREGSIGRIFGLDNYMSQAVKHHAAGTLSAAVKPKTSVFKGATSLTLSATAVTGKLVKGDILTILGDSYVVTADAVADSNEVTVPIYPALKRDVTTATVVTLTSDHTANLAFNPMAFAFVVRPLVQPSGVESYVTSYNGISLRVTKGYDMKYKKELLSMDVLYSYATVYPEMAVRVLG from the coding sequence ATGCCGAACAATTTTCTTACGATTAAGGAAGTCGCCCGTCAGGCACTTCCCCGCCTTATGGAAAACCTTGTGTTCCCGAATCTGGTGTACAAGGATTTTTCCAATGATTTTCAGAAGAAGGGCAACAAAATTCAGATTCGCAAACCGGTTGTACTGACCGCAAAGGACTTTGACCAGAGCAAAGGTGTGGAGCCGCAGGACTTGGACGACAGCCAGACAATGGAAGTCACTCTGGACAAGATTGCAACGGTTGATGTAGACATTCAGGCTATTGAGGGTGCTACCAACGTAGACGACCTGAACCGCCAGTTTATTGAACCTGCTGCTGTTGCGCTGGCACAGAAAATTAACAGCGACGGTCTGGACTGCTACAAGGACATTCCGTACATTTCCGGCACAGTCGGCACAACACCCAGCACACTGGATGACCTCGCTGCGGTGCGCAAGGTGCTGAACGCCAACAAAGTGCCAACTTCCGGCCGCGTTGCTGTGTGGGATACCGAAGCAGATGCGAAGTTCACCACCATCCCCGCAATCGTAAATGCTGAAAAATCCGGCACCACATCCGCTTTACGTGAAGGCTCCATTGGCCGCATTTTTGGGCTGGACAACTACATGAGTCAGGCCGTCAAGCACCACGCCGCGGGCACCCTGTCCGCTGCTGTGAAACCGAAGACCTCCGTTTTCAAGGGTGCTACTTCTCTGACTCTGTCCGCTACTGCAGTAACCGGCAAACTGGTAAAGGGTGACATCCTGACAATTCTTGGCGACAGCTATGTGGTCACTGCTGACGCCGTCGCAGACAGCAACGAGGTCACCGTTCCGATTTACCCCGCACTGAAAAGGGACGTTACCACTGCTACTGTAGTAACTCTGACCAGCGACCACACCGCTAACCTTGCTTTTAACCCGATGGCATTTGCATTCGTTGTCCGCCCACTGGTGCAACCGTCTGGCGTGGAAAGCTACGTTACCAGTTACAACGGCATTTCCCTGCGTGTCACAAAGGGCTACGACATGAAGTACAAAAAGGAATTGTTGTCTATGGATGTGTTGTACAGCTACGCTACGGTATACCCGGAAATGGCCGTCCGCGTGCTGGGTTGA
- a CDS encoding terminase small subunit, giving the protein MAITEKQKRFADEYLKDLNATAAARRAGYKDPNFGRQLLTKTNVSEYIQKRMQAQQSRTEITQDRVLQELAAIGFARGTDYAQVTKSGAVAIKPTDQLNDQQKAAVTGIKETQAGVEVKLADKVKALELLGKHLGMFDGASQSADIEDLADLRKEVFGK; this is encoded by the coding sequence GTGGCGATTACAGAAAAGCAGAAGCGGTTTGCGGACGAATATTTGAAAGACCTCAACGCGACCGCAGCAGCGCGGCGAGCTGGATATAAGGACCCGAATTTCGGACGCCAGCTGCTAACGAAAACTAACGTTTCGGAGTACATTCAGAAGCGGATGCAAGCCCAGCAGAGCCGCACGGAAATCACGCAGGACCGGGTGCTGCAGGAACTGGCCGCTATTGGCTTTGCCCGCGGCACGGACTATGCGCAGGTTACCAAGTCCGGTGCGGTTGCCATAAAACCTACAGACCAGTTGAATGACCAGCAGAAAGCTGCCGTTACCGGTATCAAGGAAACGCAGGCGGGCGTGGAGGTAAAACTGGCCGACAAAGTGAAAGCATTGGAACTACTGGGAAAGCACCTGGGAATGTTTGATGGCGCATCCCAGTCGGCTGACATTGAAGATTTGGCAGACCTGCGCAAGGAGGTCTTTGGAAAGTGA
- a CDS encoding NACHT domain-containing protein, whose amino-acid sequence MSNETLSLPSSNVEAGSLIPIDGNKIAAEVITNLVSTTAKAIYSKVLKKVKSKINKSEVDIGYAFEKYIKYSENKYRMVKTLLYRHESRDLYSFYECLGVRTSKKRIDTSNIQKVLELGHELIITGTGGMGKSVMMRHFFINSIKNSKFIPILVELRGLNDYKKKDIDIIDYIYEILEKLHFQLEKEYFIYGMECGCFLILLDGYDEVKNNLSPKITSEIQNMCDQYPQNYYIISSRPLQEFTGWHNFEELRCQNLDKRQAIELIQKLDYEPEVKKKFCKELNSDLFDKYKTFASNPLLLTIMLMTFETRASIPDKLNDFYDQAFVVLFHEHDATKGSYQREILSKLSYEDFKMVFSYFCFKSFFMGKYEFNKSQVLDIIEMCKVKKIINNNFKSEDFLNDLTNAVCMLVKEGLNYKFAHRSFQEYFAAVYTAQLNDCDQKIFLENWMKQKNYRLTSNYLDMLLDLEPQHFVKNIIFPGLQEIKNKYDKDGHSESWAFRSICEGISIENRFNPLTNTLSADKKCLAIMIKSNYEHLIMHYSLIASSYNFAQAQKKHEDAQNKIIKYLEENYSNELPDISYDRIRELDIWPQIKEGIQWFTDQFEFCLQYYEQLNQQYSRSTRNFNDMLQEL is encoded by the coding sequence ATGTCAAATGAGACACTTAGTTTACCGAGTTCAAATGTAGAAGCAGGGTCTTTAATTCCAATAGATGGTAATAAGATTGCAGCTGAAGTTATTACAAATTTAGTAAGTACAACAGCTAAAGCAATTTATAGTAAAGTCTTAAAAAAGGTAAAATCGAAAATAAATAAAAGCGAGGTTGATATTGGCTACGCTTTTGAAAAATATATTAAATATTCGGAAAACAAATACAGAATGGTTAAAACGTTATTGTATAGACATGAATCAAGAGACCTATATTCTTTTTATGAGTGTCTAGGCGTAAGGACTTCGAAGAAAAGGATAGATACATCAAATATTCAAAAAGTTCTTGAATTGGGTCATGAACTCATCATAACAGGAACAGGTGGAATGGGGAAAAGCGTTATGATGAGGCACTTTTTCATTAATTCAATTAAAAATTCAAAATTCATACCAATTTTAGTCGAACTACGTGGACTCAATGACTACAAGAAAAAAGATATAGATATTATTGATTACATATATGAAATCTTAGAAAAGTTGCATTTCCAACTTGAAAAAGAATATTTTATTTATGGAATGGAGTGCGGATGCTTTTTGATTCTTCTTGATGGGTATGATGAGGTAAAAAACAATTTGTCTCCAAAGATTACATCAGAAATTCAAAATATGTGCGATCAATATCCTCAAAATTACTATATCATTTCTTCCCGACCACTTCAGGAGTTTACTGGATGGCATAATTTCGAAGAATTAAGATGTCAGAATTTAGACAAAAGGCAAGCGATTGAATTAATTCAAAAGCTGGATTATGAGCCAGAGGTGAAGAAAAAGTTCTGTAAAGAACTCAATTCTGATTTGTTTGATAAATATAAAACATTTGCATCAAACCCACTTTTGCTGACAATTATGCTGATGACTTTTGAGACGCGAGCATCTATACCCGACAAATTGAATGATTTTTATGATCAGGCTTTTGTTGTGTTGTTTCACGAACACGATGCTACAAAAGGCAGTTACCAAAGAGAAATCCTTAGTAAATTAAGCTATGAGGATTTCAAAATGGTTTTTTCATATTTTTGTTTCAAATCATTTTTTATGGGGAAATATGAATTTAATAAGTCCCAAGTTTTAGATATAATAGAAATGTGCAAAGTTAAAAAAATAATTAACAACAATTTCAAAAGCGAGGATTTCTTGAATGATTTGACCAATGCCGTTTGTATGTTAGTTAAGGAAGGATTAAACTACAAATTTGCCCATAGATCTTTTCAAGAATATTTTGCAGCTGTGTACACTGCCCAGCTTAATGATTGTGACCAAAAAATATTCTTAGAAAATTGGATGAAACAAAAAAATTATCGACTGACAAGTAATTACTTGGATATGCTATTAGATTTAGAACCGCAACACTTTGTTAAAAATATAATTTTTCCAGGATTGCAAGAAATTAAAAATAAATATGATAAAGATGGACATTCTGAGAGTTGGGCCTTTCGCAGTATCTGCGAAGGAATTTCTATTGAAAATCGTTTTAATCCATTAACAAACACACTCTCGGCGGATAAAAAATGCTTAGCAATAATGATTAAAAGTAACTATGAGCATCTCATCATGCACTATTCACTAATAGCTTCCTCTTATAATTTTGCTCAAGCCCAAAAAAAGCATGAAGACGCTCAAAATAAAATAATAAAGTATTTAGAAGAAAACTATAGCAATGAATTGCCGGATATTTCATATGATAGAATTCGAGAATTAGATATATGGCCACAAATAAAAGAAGGAATACAGTGGTTTACAGATCAGTTTGAATTTTGCTTACAATATTATGAGCAACTTAATCAGCAGTATAGCCGTTCGACTCGAAATTTTAATGATATGCTGCAAGAATTGTAA